The following proteins are co-located in the Microbacterium profundi genome:
- a CDS encoding Dps family protein, which translates to MNKAQTISTTASDPTVAAAAAQFLSPVVLGLQALTVNGKQAHWHVRGANFIGVHELLDSVVAHAGAFADTAAERIVALGLPIDARLSTVAAKVAASAVPAGFTQSTELIRNIVADIDAILVDTKAAIDGLDEIDLTSQDVAIEIMRGLEKDRWFLVAHVAE; encoded by the coding sequence ATGAACAAGGCACAGACCATCTCCACCACCGCCAGCGACCCGACGGTCGCCGCGGCCGCGGCACAGTTCCTCTCCCCCGTCGTACTCGGGCTGCAGGCTCTGACCGTCAACGGCAAGCAGGCGCACTGGCACGTGCGCGGCGCCAACTTCATCGGCGTCCACGAATTGCTCGACTCGGTCGTCGCACACGCGGGCGCGTTCGCCGACACCGCTGCAGAGCGCATCGTCGCTCTGGGCCTGCCGATCGACGCGCGGCTCAGCACCGTCGCCGCCAAGGTCGCCGCATCGGCAGTGCCGGCAGGGTTCACGCAGTCGACCGAGCTGATCCGCAACATCGTCGCCGACATCGACGCGATCCTCGTCGACACGAAGGCCGCGATCGACGGTCTCGACGAAATCGACCTCACGAGCCAGGACGTCGCGATCGAGATCATGCGCGGCCTCGAGAAGGACCGCTGGTTCCTCGTCGCTCACGTCGCCGAGTAG
- a CDS encoding gamma carbonic anhydrase family protein, producing MSISSSASVLALGTKTPRIADDAFVADGARIVGDVTLEPGASVWYNAVLRADSAGITVGAGSNVQDNVSVHVDSGHPVVIGANVSIGHNAVVHGCTIGDGSLIGMGSVILSGAVIGKGCLIAGGAVILGGTEVPDGSLVAGVPAKVRRELSEDERAGIIANAEIYHSHLETHRSATAL from the coding sequence ATGAGCATCTCGTCATCAGCATCCGTTCTCGCCCTCGGCACCAAGACGCCGCGCATCGCGGACGACGCCTTCGTCGCCGACGGAGCGCGCATCGTGGGCGACGTCACGCTGGAGCCCGGCGCGAGCGTCTGGTACAACGCGGTGCTGCGTGCCGATTCAGCGGGGATCACGGTCGGGGCCGGAAGCAACGTGCAGGACAACGTCTCGGTGCATGTCGACAGCGGCCATCCCGTCGTCATCGGTGCGAACGTGTCGATCGGTCACAACGCGGTCGTGCACGGATGCACGATCGGCGACGGCTCGTTGATCGGGATGGGTTCGGTGATCCTCAGCGGCGCGGTGATCGGCAAGGGCTGCCTGATCGCCGGTGGTGCGGTCATCCTCGGAGGCACCGAGGTGCCGGACGGATCGCTGGTGGCCGGCGTGCCGGCGAAGGTGCGCCGCGAACTCAGCGAGGACGAGCGGGCAGGGATCATCGCGAACGCCGAGATCTACCACTCGCACCTGGAGACGCACCGGAGCGCCACGGCGCTCTGA